AGTTTCGCTCAGCCGCCATCATCGCTGACATGGCCCAGAAAGACTGGTCATCGTTGCCCTCGGTATAGGTCTGGTTCAATGGCATAAAGTCTCCCTTGGGGCCAGCTTGATGTTCAAGAGCTTGGACGGTGATCGCATTGTAGGTTGTGTCTCCGGTGAAAGCCCAATAATTGACCAGTGCCCCAAAAAACGCCCCGGCCTCCCACCAGTAGTATGGATCTGGCAGGTTTCCAGGAACATCTCCCGTGTCGTTGCCCGTGTAGAACGTCACCAAGTCGTAGGCGACTCTGCTGGCCGCCGATTTGATTGACTCTGGCCATGTCAGTGAATTGACCCAGCCAAAAAATGTTGTCCGCTGGTCAAATCTTCGTGAACTTACCATCGTTGTCCAGGTCAAGCGGTACACCTGCTGCCCCGACCTGTAAGAAGATACCTGATAGAACAAGCGACCGGAAAAGCCATGACGCGGCGCCAGCGCTTTTATACGCCATGACAATTACTCCTCTtagaagaaaatgaaaacGAAAGTTTCGCTGAGACTCAAGCGACCTGATGTGTGGTTGTCGCCACACACTTCGATTTGACTCTGTAGACGCTGACCAAAACCTCACACCTGAACGAGTGAATGTGAATAAGACTGTGAAGAAATGGAGGGGAAATGATTGAAGGATTGATTTCCTACGAAGAGCTCTCGCCCTGGCAGTGAATCAAAATAAACACTTCAACTCAGGTTTACACATTTCATGCCCATGTTATTGTGAAGAACCAAAAGAGGGGCTTCCCAAGATCTTGTAATCGAGGCCGGCGCTAAAAGCAACCAAAGAcccttcttggtcttgacgATTCCATTTTAGACAAGACAGGCTTGCAAAGGGATGCAGTCTTGCTGGCGGAACATGGATGATTCACACAGCCACTGCCCAGAGTTTCTATGGAGCAGAGACAGCTCCTGAAATGAGTCCAGCTTCATCCAACAGGATAATGTCCTCCGCATCCAGTAGGAGCGAGCAATACACACCACCTGCTTTGTCTTGGGCGCGTCTTGGCAGCCAATCGCGGAAGCCCTGGAGGAGTTTCAACCTTTGAGGGTTACCGAGGAGCTCCGCTGGCCGCGTCCGCGCCAAGTCCGCCTGTCTGGGCAGACTGGTTTTGGTTGAGACTCCTCGTTAATCGATCAAGACATCGTATTCGTGAGACATGTGAGCTATCAGCCTTGATTACAGAGAGCTTTGCATCTCATAGAGGCAAGTGGGCGGTTGCAAATGTGGAGACATCGTGTTGGCGCAAAAGGACTAAGAGGTTGGTCGCGAATGAGAGAAAAACCGCTCTCCAAAATGGTATTTGCCAAGCCTCTCCGCATGAAGACCACCGGAATTACAAATGCCCATTTGGCGGTCTCGCCAAGGAGTAGGGAGTCGAAAGAGTGAATTCACTGCTGCCTGACGGGTATCGGAAACCGAACGAAGCCATCGCCGGCGCAGGTTTTGTCTTGAGTCGACACCCACCTATGCTTGACCAAATTAGTGTCCATTTTGACACTCATTTGttcggtgatgatgaagatttTGACTCCAAATATGTAACACTCGTAGCGCATCGGGCCAGTGTTTTTGTCTGGGAGACGCCAAGCCTACATGGAGAGGACCCTGTAGAAACCGAACCCTCCCGAGTGCGGATCGTCAGGGCAGTGGAGGTACTGCTGAACTTCACCTGAGCAGGCGCGCACCTCTCCATCCGTCGAGTGGAACAAGGTTGAGGACGACCTATGGCCATTGAAATGTGCACCGCCCCTTGAATGGATACCAAAAATATGACGTGGGTAGGTAAGTGATGCTTAAGGTGCCGATGGAGGGCCAGTCCGAGAAAAGTCACTCTACGTCCGACAAagccaggaggaggagagaggccGATGACGAGACAGCCCTATTTCAGAAAAACATTTCGTGAAGCGGCCACGATCAGCGAGGATAAAGGTCCAAGAATCATTTGATAATGGGCGTCTCTCAGCGTCAATGTAGCGTCATGCCACAGCAGAGCTGGTGCTGCACGCGCAAGGCTACTCAGAATAAACTCGTAGAGATGTCGCGCGGATTTGACCAGTTCACCTTCAATCATTGATGCTTGTCATCCGATGGGAGCCTTTCATGATTGACCTTTCAAATTGCGAGCCTGGGCAAGGTAGGACGGGAATAGGTGAAGTTCGTCGGCAATGGAGAATTTTTGGTCGAGCATCCATATGGGTATTGACATGACTATTAAGGTTGAGTTGCGGGACGTCCGGCGATATAGTTCGTTATATGGATGCCTTCAATTGGTTTATCTATCTCAAGCTGTCCACTCCCTGTTACTAGGTGATCGACCGAGCATGTGTCTGCATTGGTCGCTGTGAAGTCAAAAGACAAGCTACGCCAATGTACTCCAAATGAAAATAACTCAATTGTGTGAGTCTCATCATTGTCTTTCCTATAGAATGGCTGTTCAACACATTTCTGGAGTATTTCGATACAATCGAGAACGGGGTTCACCTGAAGTGGCATCACACTATTTGTTATGCCTGATTTTCAAGGAATTAATTCCGGGGCTTGCGGGTCCCCCGCAATGCGCTCGTCGCAAGCTGGTGGTCACTTCAAATTAGATTCGAACATCCCACTCCGTCGCATCTAAGATCTTGAAGGGTGTTCATTGACTGATATTCGGCCACCAGAAGGTAGAGCATAAGATTATGGACCTTGACTCTGCGACAAATCATCCAGCAGTCACTGAATCGAGCCTCCGACGCGCTTCCTCTTCGGCGCGAGCACCGCTTGCGGGCGGCCGCCAGATTACTCGAAATCGAGCAAGCTACAGCTGCCACACTTGCCGCCGGCGCAAGGTAAAATGTGACAAGGTAAGTACTTGTAGGTGTTTGAGTGAGCATTTTCCTATCACGATCTCACATGCGCCTCTTCGTGCGATCAGGTTCATCCGATATGCGGCAACTGCGCAAAAACCGGGACCGAGTGCACCTACGATGCCTCGGCGTCGCGAAAAGCCGACAGGCGGCGCGACGAGTTCGCGCGGGAGACGCATGGTTtgaaaaggaggagagggcAGTCGCACCCACTCACAGATGAAGTGGACGAGGGGCAATCGACATGCGACAACCCTACCGAGGCAATGTCGCCAGGAAACTACAGAGATAACCCGCATGCCATTGAAGCCCGACTGGACAAACTCATGTCTATGATCGAGCGCATTGGCGGCAATCCCCGTGCGCTCGCAGAAGCGGAGAAAAAGGTATTGGCAGAGAAGGGCACCGTAAACCCAGCAGTTGCGCAACATTTGCAACAAGATAGTAGCGCTCTCAAGGGACCACCGCTGTCTTCCAGGCGGTCCAGTCCACATCGCCAAACCGCGGACTCAAGTGGCGATGAGTTCCCTATCCCATCGGGTCCTCCAACTGACCTCGTCGACCCAATTGGTAGTCTCAATCTGGGCCATTTGAGCTTGGATGATGGTGGACGATCCCGGTAAGTGCAGGTTTGAATGAATTCTCGTGCATACCGTGCAGCTCTAAGACAATCCCTACCTAGATATGTGGGTACCACGTATTGGGCGTACATATCAAATGAGGTGGGTGACCATTGGTGAGAAATATTATTTGCCATTGGCATGGCTAATCTAAAGTTTAGATCAATGACCTCAATCAACTGCTCAGAGGCCAACCCCGGTCACACGAGACCTCTTCGGAGAATGAACACATGGAATCTAGCGACTATACTGGAAGTGCTCGAGGCAAACGGATCGAATCTGTGGAAAGTCCCCTTCGTTCCCCCGTCTCTCACGGTCATGGCGGCTCTTTCCAGCAATCCATCCTCTTCTCGTCTGGTGACTCTCCTTCGACTACCGAGAGAAGCGTGGAACCAGAGATGCTCGACCATGTGCCAACACACCGGCAAAGTCACATTTTGTACAAAGGTTTCATGTCCGGCGTGCACGCTATCAGTCCCGTAGTTCACCCCCCAACCGTCCTCAAACAATACCGCGCCTTCTGGGAATGGTACGATTATACAAGCTACTCGGGATCACTCTGTCCTAATCCGTCGTTTATTCCACTTCTCTATGCGATCTGGTATGGAGGATCCGTGACTATCTCCATCAGAACCATCAAAGCCGAGTTCAATACGCCTTCGCGGTTCGCCTTGTCATCAAGATATAGTGAAGAGGTGACTCGATGGTTGACCAAGATCTCATTCCCTCGCAGTCCTTCACTTCATGGTCTCGCAGCATACCTCATCGTACAGACAATCTTAtcgaaagaagaagagccatTGAAAAGCAGTCTGTTCGTCAGCCTTGCCATGCGGGTGGCTCAAACGATGGGCCTCCACCGTGACCCGGCAAACTTTGGGATTGAGACCAGCGAAGCAGAATATCGGCGACGCCTCTGGTGGCATATCATGCACATGGACGGTGTTGTTGCCATGTCAAGTGGACTCCCACCGCTTGTTGGCGATGAAAGCTACTGGGATGTGCGGGAAACAAGCGAGGTCAAAGATACGCTGCTCGGCACACCAGTTGCTGAGGAGTACGAGGGTAGGGTCGCTTCAAAGCAAAGGGAGCCCGACAATCCAGATGACCCATCAGTCTGCGGGGGGTCATCGATGGTCAATGTCTTCTACCTGACGGCGAGGGGAAAATACACCATGGCACGTAAGTATTTATGAATTCAACACGCTCTTCGGGATGCGAAACTCACTGCTTCGCATGTTCAGGTGCTGTGCGGCGCATTCTTCGTATTCAACTGGGCACCAAACCCGTGACTCGGAGGGACATGGAGGAGCTACGGACCATCCTCTTGGACCTACAAAACAAGCTGAACTCAATCGTTGATCGAATTCCAGAATGCCCGGCGAACAAAACCTCGCCTCAGGTGTCGGAAAGAACCCCATCTATTTCTGACTCCCCCGAGGAGGCTGGTCGCGGATCGACACTTCCAGGAGAGAGTCGTGGGGGGTGCGCAGAACAATACCACACCCGGGTCCTCGTCTCGTATCATCGGTGGGCCAAGATTATGCTGTCCTTGTACATTGATAAAGTTCGATTTATATCTTTCCCATCCAGCTTCAGCGTTTGAACTTCGCTCATATGTGGATGCAGGCTTTTTGCGTTGCTTATCAGCCCTTTCTCAAAAATGCGCACAGCCGAATATGGCCGGCAGCCCGCCAAAGGTACGAGTATCATCTCGGAAACTTTTCATCAAAGTCTTGCCGTCTGACTTTCTTAGTGCGCTTCGTCATTGTCACGGCTTTATGGAAAAGTTCATTCAACTGGCAACCGATCCTGACTTTCAACCATTTCAGTGGAGTTGGCCGGGGTATGTTATGTTCTACTTTGCTGACTAGAAGTTCATGCAATGGCTGAGCAGAATATAGCAATCATCAACCCATGCACGCCACAATGTAAGTGTGGTCGCCCGGGAGGTGCAGTACTCTGCCTCTCTCTTGCCTTAGTGTCCCACCTCTACTTCATTCTCGCTGACCGTTTCCAGGATCATGCTTATTGATCTTTACGAGCGACCATACAGCCCCGAGGCAACGCGTTCCCGCGCATTCATTGATCGAATCTTAGCTCTTTCTGGGCCGGACGGCGGGGTGGTGGGTGGTGAAGACGGAATCACCATACAAAGACCGCTGAAAGATGGCGGACGCGAAGCCTGGGACATGATCCGTCGTCTGCGCCAAAAAGCATGGCAGAAGGCAGGGTTGGACCCGCAGATCCTTTGGACAGAGCAAGACCAAGCTTATGCGAGCGTTAAAATACCCGCCAGGGAGTCACTTGGCACGAGCCAGCATCTCCCTGATTCGGGAAAGACTTCTCCCCCCGGCTCACCTGGCTCCTTGTCTGTCGGGTCCCCACGCCCGCCTGTGATTCCTGGCCGTCAACCTGCCGAGTTCACTCGCATGTTCTACGACATGACTCGATCCCAAATTCAACCTGGGCCGACAAAATTGGTACCCTTCAGCGTGCCTGGCTCGTCTGCGCGCACTTCGTACGAGCTCCCCGCTGCAGCCCAAACTTCTGCACCCTCCTTCACTCCACAAAAAGACCCACCCTCTACCGCCGCCATGGCGCTTGAGCCAGGCACTCTTCCGCCATCCTCTGCTGTGTCAGCTGTGCCTCAGAGAGCCTCGGGCTCCAGTTCGGTGTCCGCCGTTGCCCCTGCCCTTTCGGAGGAAGATGCGGGTCAATATTTATCGAGTTCCGCTTTTGCCTGCACCATGCCATTCATAGATTCCAAGCCCTTGTATCCAGCTCAAATGAGTGCTCCAACTCCGCCTTCGATGGTGGATCCGAATTTGAACTTTGACTGGGATCAGTGGGACGCTGTCTTTGGGCAGCATCTCCCTGTTGCTGACGAATTGATGGAACTAGACCCAGTCTCTGGGCTGGACCTTGCCAATCCCACACTGACCTCTGGGACGAGTGTTGCTAATCCACCGTTCGGTGGAAGTTCCAACGCTGCATCTGCGGGAAATGGAAGCAACTCGGCGGCTTCGTGGATCAATCCTGGCCCAAGAAATCCACAGATGCCGTCTGGAGACTGGGCAGGGTTCTAGGCGTGATATTGCGTGGAATGAACAGCATCATGATAATCAAGCGTGACATACTGATTCTCGATACGTAACCAACGTGGAAATGTGTCCGTCTTGCAGCTCTATAAGAGAGGGCCAGATCAGCAGATATCATCGATCCTGTACATTTACCTTAGGATCAAACAGAAGATATTCTACTGGAACCAATTCGTCTACCATGAAATCAGAAAAATCGTTGTAGAATCAAACAACAGGCCATTGGCGAGTGTTTGTAGATAAAGTAAGGTATATTCTGTAGATGGGAAACGTGACGATTTATTGATTCGTGATGCGTGACTCTTGACGATCAGATCGACCAGTCAATTGTGGTACGAAGATGCGATGGTGGTGACAGCCAGAGCCGAGCGGACATCCAGCGAAGGGAAGGATTGGTTCCCGCGAGGATTCCAGACACAAAGCCAGTCAGCTCGCGCTTCCTCGTTGGGTTTTCTCGTTCTTCATGTCAAGTCCAATTTTGAAAAGGTCGGCCAGGGAAGGAGACGTTTAGACCTTGACCTCCCTGAAGCCGTGCTTCCAGACAGTGGCGTAGGGAGTGACACCGTCATCACGGAAGTCAATCAGGACGTGCCTAGACAAATCAGATCAGCGGTAAATTCACGCAGTAGAAAGCCCACACAGGCTACTTACATGGCATCACCGTCCATAGAGGCGCCCATGAGGACATCGTAGTTGTCGTAGTTGGcaatgatcttcttcatggcgGCGGGGGCGTTGGACTTGAACTCGGCAATGGACTCAGCGCTGGCACCGGTCTCCTCAAGCTTCTtcatgagcttcttgaggTAGCCTAGAGTGAAAGGGCACATGTCAGACATTTGAAAGAACCCGGTTTGGGCAAGTTATCGCGAAGTCGGGGAAGACGAAGGGCAAGGATACATACTCTTGAGGTGGGACTTGAAGGCGTCCTTGGAAGGCTTGAGACcctcctcggtcttgagCCAGACAAGACGGAACTGGTCCTCAATGTCGTGAACCATGACGGCCTCGTCATCACCACCCTCCTCACCGGCCTCCTCAGCGGAGGGGTTGGCACCAGCAAGCTCGAAGTcctcgttcttcttcttcaggtACTTGCGGCAGTCAGTCTCCCAGAGAATGGGGCAGTCCTTGGCGGGGGTGATCTTGAAGGTGTCCGAGAGAATCTCGTCTCCGGAAAGGATGTCCTATTACATGTATGTTATTATTTTGGTCTTTCGCATCtttattttcccccttttcacCTGTAACGGCTCATGGCTACCACAGGCACGGAAGACTTCAGAGAGATGCCTCGTAATTCAAACATACCTCGTAGATAATCATGGCGGCGGTTGAGAAGTGATGAAGGTCTCAAAGGGGGTATGGATTGATGttgggagagaggggaaagaaattcgagaaaaggaggggaaatgaagtttttttttagtGGCGGCTGGTTGGTGGGGGAGTTTGTGCTGTTTGTTTCTGGTCAGTCACGAGAATTGCAGTGGCAGGTCCCTTTTTGCGGCCAAATGTCTCATGATCCGCACCCCACGTTTCCTTGTTCACCTTGTTCATTAGCCTGGTTGAAGACATGGCAATTGGATGTTCGTAGAGGGACCTGGGCTTGAAGTGCCCGAGAAATTCAGCATCGCGTCAATTGGGATATATGGCCTTAGAAATGGGTCCAAAGATCCCGAATGGGATGATTTACGCATCTGATGTGTACTACTACGGTAAGGTACTGGACTGCCCGTGCGTGCAGTGCCTGTACATAACTCCATTCTGATCTCGCAAATTCTGGACGAGGCAGAAGACGGTTCCTACGAATCTACTATTCTTCGAAAGGTACTCGTTACAATATGAGTCGCTTTTACCGTCCTCGAGTCAGAGGCTGACTGGGCGATCACGCACATGGCGTTAGGTAGGTTTGCTACATCTCGGTTTCATAAATTGTCCGTCTCTCCGTTCTATAGGCTGGGCGGCTCTTCCTTTCCAATTTGGCCCCATGGCATGattgccaaaaaaaagatatccGTTTCCCTGATGATCCGGGCAAGATTCATGCGTTCCGAAGGAGTCGCTGACAGTACTCCAAGTCTCCATTGTCCATGCACAGTTCCCGCCGACCATTTGCAGTACTGCGCTCTATTTTGCGACCAAAACATGTGCAAGTGGAACACTGGCAAAGCCTGTTAAGTCATGGATCCATTGACACGAGCCTAGGTAGTACTCTGGTGGCAATCTAAACAGACAAGGTTGTAAACAAGATCCAATTTCCCGTTCTCCTTCATCAGAATACCCTCATCGAGGTGACTTGCGTGGGTGCCCAGCTGGCAGGCCGTGGAACAAGTTCTGGACGCTGGGTATTTTGACTATCTGGGCGGTAGAAATGCAGTGCCTGAATTCATCGAGAGTGAAGCTCATCTGCATCCTTGTCATAATGAATGCATCAGATTGCTTATGAGCTGGGATTGTTCCAGCAAGTTGAGTTGTGAGATACTCGTACCCGGACCTACAGGCGTCTCTTCCTTGATTACTGCCCAAGTTTGCATGTTCAGATACGAAGGCTGTCAATTTACATATTGTTACAGAGGCTGTAATCTAACCCGAGCCATTCCCCCCGAGAAAGGGCCTAGACAGGAAAGATTACGGTTCTGATCTGGTACCGTCCAGGGCCGCATCCGTCTGGCGCCACCGGATGTTGGCGCCTGTTTGCCTCCTGATCCGCGTGGATCCTCCTCCGGATCTTTTCCTCGGACGCCCTggccttcttttcattcttcaTTCCCCTCGCTGAAGATATTCTTATCGCGCTCCCCTCGTCGCACCCGACGGCCTCCATCCCCCTCAGTCTCCCCTCCCGACGCGATTGCACTTCAACAAACACACGCTTCCTTGACGGCTCGATCGCAAATTCGGTGCTCGAACCATTTCTTGTCTGCTTCGTTGCTTGTCCCTTGAACCCACTCTGCTTGCGACCCACGGAGGCGGCTCCGTCATCTTCAGCTTCCTTTGGGGGTTGTTTGCTGCCAGTTGGCCCAACAGCGGCGTGAATATCTTTGTGAATTCCCGATCATGGCTGGTAACGCCTCGGTCGTGTATGACCTCCCTCCACTGCCAACTTTCACCCTGTCGGTGCGAGAGCCGCTTCTTCCGCCAATTCCCGACAATGTCCTGGCGCTGATGCTGCCCATCATCGCCTACTGGGGCCTGTCAATGATATACCACTTTATCGACGTCAACGGTTATTTTGAACAATATCGCTTGCATACCCCAGCTGAAGTTCTCAAGCGAAACAAAGTCACCCGGTGGGAGGTGATCCGTGATGTGGTTCTGCAACAGATTATTCAGACAATCGCCGGATATGCAATGTCCTACTTTGATGCGGCCGAAGTGGTGGGTCGGGAAGAACATGATGTGGCTGTGTGGGCTACACGCCTGCGACTCGTTCAAAAAGCGATCCCATCAACTTTAGCATTTGTTGGGGTGGACGCGCTCGGCTTGTCCAAATCCATGTATCAGAACGGGCACTCAATGCTCGCCGGCGTACTTGCGGGTGGCTCTTATCCGGGATTGGTGCAGTCCGTTGTTCTCGATAACGGAGCCCAGGCCATGGCTCCTGCATTTGCAAGCTGGGAGCTCTCTGTGGCGAGTTTCATCTATTGGTACTTGATTCCAGGCTTCCAGTTCGCTCTCGCCGTATCGATCTTGGATACCTGGCAATATTTCCTGCACCGTGCAATGCACCTCAATCGCTGGCTCTACGGTAAGTCTGATGAATTCTTTTCGAAAAATTATAACCAAGGTGTTGACATATTTTGGTAGTAACTTTCCACTCACGCCACCACCGTCTCTACGTACCCTACGCGTTCGGTGCTCTGTACAACCATCCTGTCGAAGGGTTTTTGTTGGATACTGCGGGTACTGGCGTCGGGTACTTGGTTTCGGGGATGACCAGCCGTCAGAGCATGCTGTTCTTTACTTTCTCCACTATCAAAACCGTCGACGACCATTGCGGTTATGCTTTCCCATGGGATCCTCTGCAGCACGTCACCTCCAACAATGCTGCTTATCACGACATTCACCATCAAAGCTGGGGTATCAAGACCAACTTCTCC
This genomic window from Penicillium oxalicum strain HP7-1 chromosome III, whole genome shotgun sequence contains:
- a CDS encoding Translationally-controlled tumor protein; this encodes MIIYEDILSGDEILSDTFKITPAKDCPILWETDCRKYLKKKNEDFELAGANPSAEEAGEEGGDDEAVMVHDIEDQFRLVWLKTEEGLKPSKDAFKSHLKSYLKKLMKKLEETGASAESIAEFKSNAPAAMKKIIANYDNYDVLMGASMDGDAMHVLIDFRDDGVTPYATVWKHGFREVKV
- a CDS encoding Sphingolipid C4-hydroxylase sur2 — translated: MAGNASVVYDLPPLPTFTLSVREPLLPPIPDNVLALMLPIIAYWGLSMIYHFIDVNGYFEQYRLHTPAEVLKRNKVTRWEVIRDVVLQQIIQTIAGYAMSYFDAAEVVGREEHDVAVWATRLRLVQKAIPSTLAFVGVDALGLSKSMYQNGHSMLAGVLAGGSYPGLVQSVVLDNGAQAMAPAFASWELSVASFIYWYLIPGFQFALAVSILDTWQYFLHRAMHLNRWLYVTFHSRHHRLYVPYAFGALYNHPVEGFLLDTAGTGVGYLVSGMTSRQSMLFFTFSTIKTVDDHCGYAFPWDPLQHVTSNNAAYHDIHHQSWGIKTNFSQPFFTFWDRLLNTQWKGETKLRYERARENAQKQLDSEINQAKIETPILTIPQEREPERVVVSTDGPATRTRFRRKTVDSLKGPSHGVPGSVLHK